GACGAAGTTATTTTCGAAGAGTTCAAAGGCACGGGCAACATGGAGCTCCATCTGGACCGCGGCTTGTCCGACAAACGTATCTTCCCTGCGATCAACATTGATCGCTCCGGCACACGCAAAGAAGAGCTCATTTATCACCCCGAGGAAATGCTTCGTGTATACGGTTTGCGCCGGGCGATGCAGGGCATTCCTCCCGTCGAAGCGATGGACATGTTAATTCAACGCTTGAAGAAAACCAAAACAAACGCGGAATTCCTCATGAGCCTGAGCCGCTAGTTCACTCTCCCTGTAATTACCCGACAACTACCCTGATCGGCCTAACGCCCCCTCCCCAACGTGACTTCCGCCGACGATTTCGTCATACAGCTCGCCCTTGACAAGGGCGTGCTCACTCAAGCCCAGATCGATGAAGCCAACCAGCGCATCGCTGCTCACACCGATCTGACCACCGCTCCGCCCAAGCTCTTCGATATTCTGATCGCCAGCAAGCTGGTCGAGGCCCGCCAGCTGAGCAAGCTGCTGGCCGACGAATTTGGCATGCCCATGGTGGACTTGGCCGCGTTGCGCGTTCCCAGTGCCGAGGCGATGGCCTTGGTGCCCCGCGCGCTGGCCGTGCGCTACACGGTATTCCCGATTTCCAAAGATGGCGGTTCGTTGCAGCTCGCCATCAGTGACCCGCTTGATGTCGACGCGATCGACAGTCTGGGCCACATGCTCAAGCTCAACATCGAGCCGTCCGTCGCACCCGCTAGCGAAATCAAGCACGTCATCGAGCGTTTCTACGGCAAGGATGCCGATGAACTCGATGCCATGCTCGGCGAATTTTCCGTCACCGGAGCCGAGGCTGCGGGCGTAACGACCGTGGCCGTCGATGGCATGCCGTCCGTCGAGGAAGGCGATGCGCCGATCATCAAGCTGGTTCACCAGATCATTCTGGAGGCGATCCAGCGCCGCGCTTCCGACATCCATTTGGAGCCGCTCGAAAAGCGTTTCCGCGTCCGCTACCGCATCGACGGCGTGCTACTCGAAATCGAGAACCCGCCGAAGCGCCTGCAGCTTTCCATGATCTCACGTCTGAAGATCATGGCTAATATCTCGATTGCCGAAAAACGCATTCCGCAGGACGGCCGTATCCAGATCAACATGACAGGCAAGCAAATCGACTTGCGCGTGTCCTCGCTGCCCACCGCGCACGGCGAGAGCATCGTCATGCGTATTCTCGACAAAGACGGCCTCCAGCTCGGTCTGCCCGAGCTCGGCTTCTTCAGTGATGACCAGGCCATCGTGGAACGACTGATTGCGCTGCCCGACGGTATCATGCTCGTCACGGGTCCGACCGGCTCCGGCAAGACCACGACGCTGTATTCATGTCTCCACTTCATCAATAAGTCCGACCGCAAGATCATCACGGTGGAAGACCCGGTCGAGTATGTGCTCGCCGGTATCAACCAAGTGCCGGTCCGTCACGATGTGGGCATGACCTTCGCCTCGGCGCTTCGCGCCATGTTACGTCAGGCTCCGAATATCGTGATGGTGGGTGAAATTCGAGATTTGGAGACGGCGGAAATTGCCATCAACGCCTCGCTGACCGGTCATATGGTGTTCTCCACGCTGCACACCAACGATGCTCCCGGTGCGATCACGCGCCTCATCGATATCGGTGTTAAACCGTTCCTGGTTTCCACTTCGTTGCGTGCGGCGGTCGCCCAGCGTCTTACGCGCAAAATCTGCAAGCAGTGCAAGAAACCGTATACGCCCGACTCGAACGAACTGCGCTCTCTTAACATCACGCCGCAGCAAGCCGCCACCGCGACGTTCATGCAGGGTGAGGGTTGCCAGAACTGTAACGGCACCGGCTACCGCGGCCGCGCCGGTATTTTCGAGATGTTCGTCGTGAACGAAGAGATCCAGCGCATGATTTATGACAACGTCGGCACCGCCAAACTGCGCGACAAAGCCCGTTCGCTCGGCATGCGCACGATGCGTGAAGACGGCGTTCGCAAGGTGCTCTCCGGCATGACTACGATTGATGAAGTCGTTTCGATCACCGTCGGTGACGCCAGCTAAGCCTGCTTCCTGCTACTCGCCGCTATGAGCTACGAAATGAACGATCTGCTGGAGCTGGTGGTGGATCAGGGCGCCTCCGACCTGCACCTCCAGGTTGGCCAGCCGCCGACCCTCCGCTTGAGCGGCAGCATGGTGCCGATCGACGGCCCTTTGCTTACTCCGGCCGACACCGAGAAGCTCATGCTCTCGATCACGCCGGACAACCACCAGCAGAACGTGAAGCTGAACGGCGGCTCCGATTTCGGCTTTGCCTACCTGGAGAAGGCCCGTCTTCGCGTGAGTGTTCTCAAGGCGAAGGGCAACTACGGCATGGTGCTTCGCCAGATCCCGAACAAGATGTTCAGTCTGCGCGAAATCGGCATTCCCGACAAAGTGCGCGAGCTTCTCTATCGTCCGCGCGGCCTTATGCTGGTGACCGGCCCGACTGGATCGGGCAAGTCGACCACGCTCGCGGCGATGATCAATTACATCAACGAAACCCGCGACGGCCACATCATCACCATCGAGGATCCGATCGAGTATTATCATCCGCACAAACACTGTATCGTCACCCAGCGTGAAGTCGGTGTGGATGTGCCCAGCTTTTCAGAGGCCATCCGGCGGGCGCTTCGTCAGGATCCCGATATCATTCTCGTGGGTGAAATGCGCGACCTCGAGACGATCGAGGCGGCGATCAGCGCGGCCGAAACCGGTCACTTGGTGTTTGGCACGTTGCACACCAACGGCGCCGCCAAGACCATCGACCGTATCGTGGATGCGTTTCCCGCAAACATGAAGGACATGATCCGCACGCAGCTCGCGTCGTCCATTGTGGCGGTCATCTCCCAGGTGCTCTGCAAGAAAATCGGCGGCGGACGCATCGCCAGTTATGAAATCATGGTGAATACCACCTCGATTTCTTCGCTCATCCGCGAAAACAAGACCTTCCGTATTTCCTCCGATATTCAGACCGGGGCCAGCTTGGGTATGATCACCCTCGACGCCCATCTCATGAGCCTGGTCAATCGTGATCTCGTCACCCCTGACGAGGCTCTCGACAAAGCCCAGGATCCCTTGGTCATGCGCGAGAAACTCCTCGCGATGGGAGCACAACTTCGCCAACTCTAACCACTCTCAACGCAATCGCTTTCCCCCTCGTCGGCTCACGCCGGTTACCCTATGTTCGAAAGCCACAGTCAGGCCATTTTGGAACTCTGCCGCGACCATCATCTGGTCGCGCTCAACACCCTTAACGATCTCAACGAGGAGCACAAAGCCACCGGCAAACCCGTGGCCGATCTACTCATTGAAATGGGACTCGTTGAGAAAAGCACTCTGCTGCGTAAAATCGCGGAGCATCTCGGCCTCGAGTATCTGGAAGGCCACGCAGGTGACATTCCAGCCGAGGTGGTCGGCGCCGTCCAGGGCAGCCTCGCCCGCATGTATGGTGTCGTGCCCTTGCGCGTGGACGCTCAAAGCATCGACCTGCTGGTGGTCGATCCGTTCAACAGCCAGGTCATCGACGACCTTACCTTTGCCCTGGGCAAAGACGTTCGTCTGGTCGTGGCCGATCCCGGCCGCGTGGACGGGCTGCTCAAGCTTCACTATGGCGAGGACGACGCCACCATCGACGACCTCCTCAAGGAGATGTCGAGTGACGATCATGACGGTGCCAACGGTGGCGAAAAAGAACTGTCCGAGCACGACCTCGAGTCGATGGCCGGCCAGACTCCGATCGTCCGTTTCGTGAACTTGGTCATCGGCCAGGCGATTCGAGACAAGGCATCCGACATCCATTTCGAACCCTTCGAACACGAATTCAAAATCCGTTACCGCATCGACGGCGCGCTCTATGAAATGGCGCCGCCGCCCAAGCATCTCGCGTTGCCCATCACTTCACGCGTGAAAGTGTTGGCCGCACTGAACATCGCTGAACGCCGCATTCCTCAGGACGGACGTATCAAGCTGACCTTGGGCGGTCGTTCGGTCGACTTGCGCGTATCCACGTTGCCGACACAGTTCGGTGAATCGGTGGTGTTGCGCGTCCTCGACCAATCGGCGGTCCAGCTCGATATCGCCGCCCTCGGCATGCCGACCGACGTGTTTGAAGGCATCAACGAGATCATCAAGCGCCCGAACGGCATCTTCATCGTCACGGGCCCGACGGGTTCCGGCAAGACGACCACGCTTTACTCCGCACTTCGCGTCATCAATACCGCGGACCTCAAGCTGCTCACGGCAGAGGATCCGGTGGAATACGAAATCGAAGGCATCATGCAGGTTCCGGTGAACCATGCCGTGGGCCTTACGTTTGCCGCCGCCCTGCGCTCGTTCCTCCGCCAAGATCCCGACGTGATCATGGTGGGCGAAATCCGCGACTTGGAGACGGCGCAGATCGCCATTCAGGCATCGCTTACGGGTCACTTGGTGTTGTCCACCCTCCACACCAACGATGCTCCAGGTGCGGTGACGCGTCTCGTGGACATGGGCGTCGAACCCTTCCTGATTGCCTCGTCGCTGGAGGCCGTGCTGGCCCAACGTCTGGTGCGTCGCATCTGCAAGAGCTGCCGCACTCCCTACGAGCCACCGGCTGCTCTTCTGCAACAACTTGGGATTGATCCGGTTGATATCGGTAATCGTGAGTTCTTCTTCGGCAAGGGCTGCGAACATTGCAGCAACACCGGCTACAAGGGACGTATGGGCGTTTACGAGTGGCTGCGTATGAGCGAGGCCGTTCGCGATCTCGTCGTGGAGCGCGCCTCCACGATGGTGATCAAACAAAAAGCCCTCGAACAGGGCATGCGCACGTTGCGCGACGACGGTCTTCGCGCCATCTTTGACGGTGCGACCTCGATTGAAGAAATTATCAAATACACCTGATCCACGTTCGGCACGTTTCCAGCATCGACCTGTGATCTAATTTCCATTACAAACTTCTTAATACCCTTACCCTATGCCAAAGTTTACCTACAGCGCCATTGAGTCGGCCTCCGGAAAAGAAAAAAAGGGCGTGCTTGAGAGCGCGTCATCCGAACAAGCATCCGCCGAATTGAAGGCGATGGGCCTCATTCCCACCGCACTTGCAGCCGAAGGCAGCGGCGGTCCCAAGCTGTCCGCGGGCGCCAAGAAAGACGTCCGCAAGCTCAACGCTCCCGCCGCGCCGGCGAGCACGCAGCTGCGCGCCAAAAAGAAAAAAGGCGGCATGACATTCGGCCGTATTATCAGCAACGCGAACCTCACGGTGTTTACCCGTCAGCTCGCCACGCTCGTTAACGCCGGCATGCCCATCATGCGCAGCTTGGAGACGCTCGCCCGTCAGGAGAAGAATCCGCTCTTCAAGGACGTGGTGGAGTCTCTCGTCGAGAACATCCGCTCGGGCGGTAATTTTTCCGATGGTCTTCTTCAGCACCCGAAGGTCTTCGATCGCCTTTATGTGAACATGGTGAAGGCCGGTGAAGCGGGCGGCGTGCTCGGCACCGTGTTGGATCGTCTTTCGCGCTTCATGGAGAAAGCCGAGAAGATCAAGGGCAAGGTGAAGTCTGCGATGACCTACCCGGTGATCATCGTGTTTGTCGCCGTCGCCATCGTCGGCGCACTGATGGTTTTCGTTATTCCGCAGTTCGAGAAAATCTTTTCGGGTATGCTCAAAGGCCAGTCGATGCCTGGCCTGACACTCGCGGTTCTGGCCGTAAGTAATTTCGTCAAGAATCACATCATTGCCACCATCGGTATCTTTGTTGCGCTCTATTTCTCTTTCAAGGCGTGGCACAAAACCAAGGGGGGCACCCGTGCGGTCGATTGGTTCCTCTTGCATGCCCCCGGCGTTGGTCCGCTTTTCCTGAAGTCGTCCATCAGCCGTTTCACCCGCACGCTGGGCACACTGCTCGCTTCGGGCGTCCCGATTCTGCAGGCGCTGATCATCACCCGTGATACTTCGGGCAATGTTCACGTGGCCGATGCGCTAAACGTCGTTCATGACCGCGTTAAAGAGGGTGACAACGTCGCCCGTCCCCTTGATTCGACCAAGGTGTTCCCGACCATGGTAACCTCCATGATCGAGGTCGGTGAAGAAACCGGCGCCCTCCCTGAGATGCTTAATCGCGTGGCTGATACCTACGACGAAGAGGTGGATAATTCCGTCGCCGGTCTTACCTCGATCATCGAGCCGGTCATGATTGTGTTCATGGCCGTGATGGTGGGCACCATCGTCATCGCGTTGTTCCTCCCGATCGTGAAGATCATTCAGAGCCTTTCGTAATTGTCCGATTACGTTTCGACTCAACAAAAAGGCCGCCCGATTTTCGGGCGGCCTTTTTGTTGAGGGGACGTCTGAACTCCGCTCTTATTTCGCCGGCGAAACCGGCTTGGTGAGCAGCACGCTGTTGAGCCCCATCAGGCGCTCCGAGAATTCATCGTGCTCGTTGGCTTGGCGTAGGGTGCGCTGGACCATGCCCATCTTGGCGTCGAGGTTGTCGATCATCGAAACAAACACCGCTTCCGGCGTGGCCGCGTAAACGGCCGCGCCCCATTCCGGTTCACCTTGATGACTGAGCACAATGTGTTCGAGGCGTTCCAGACGCTCCGCATCGAGACGGGATTTGATGCCGTGTTTACGGGCAAGTTGATAACCGAGGACGACGTGGCCTTGCAGGATGCCCTTGCGGCTGCGCTTGGTTGCAAGCGAGCCCTCGTATTCGATGGTCTTGCCGGTGTCGTGGAGAAGGATGCCGGCCATCGCGAGGTCGGCGTCCACTTCGCGGTAGAGCGGTAGCAGGGCCTTGCAGGCGCGCGCCATGTGAATCGTGTGCTCAAGCAAACCATGTCGGTAGGCGTGGTGCATCGAGACGGCGGCAGGCGTCCATTTGAACGTGTCGCCGATCTCCTCGAACACGCCGCGCACGGTCATACGAAGCTCGTCGTGGGTGATGCTGTCGATGAATGTTTGAAACTCCGCCCACAGTTCAGCGGCAGGCTCGGGCGCGACTTCAACAAGGTTGTCGATCAGGCCGGGAGCCCCAAGTTCGTCTTCGGAAAGGGGAGTGACCTTGAGCAGTTTTGGAGAGAGCCGGCCTTGATAATAATCGACGCGACCTTCGATGCGCAGCACGCCGCCTTCGCCGGCGGCCTTGACGGTGTCGAACACCGTGCCGTCGCTGAACAGGGTGCAGCCAAACGAGCCGGTGCGGTCACCTAGATCGAGGACGAGAAATGGATTGCCGTTGGAGGCTGTTTTGATAGCGAGTTTTTTGACCACCAAGACACTGGCGAAGGGGCGTCCGGAGGCGTCTTCAAGCGCTTTGAGTTCGCGGACTGAGAGCAGAGGGAGTTCGTCGGACATAGTGGTGACGGAGCTTAACTGTATTTTTTGACGAGCTGGGTGAAGTTCTTGAAGAACGGATGTCCTGCATCGTGCAGCAGTGCATAAAAGACGGTCTCGGAAGGAAGCAGGTGCACGCCTGCGCGTGCGAGCGAACCGAGGCAGATGGCGGCATCAGCGGAACGGCGGGCGCCAATCGCATCGGAAAGCACGGTGACTTGCAGGTTGGCATCAAGAGCTCCGAGTGCGGTCTGGTAAATGCACACGGGAGTTTCCAAGCCGCAGAGAATGATGTGTTCGATATCGGGTGATCGCAGGGCATCGGTGATGCCATCGTCACCAAAGACGGAAAAAGAACTCTTGGTGTGGACGTCCGAACCGGGGGCGAGCGCGAGCAGTGCGGGGGCTGTGCCGCCGAGTTTGCGTGGGAGTTGCTCGGTGAAAGCGACCCGAATACCCAAGCCGACCGCCGCCTCGATCACGAAGGAGCAGCGCTTCAGAAGTTCTTCGTGCTCAGGGATGACCTTGAGGAAGGACGGTTGGAGGTCGACGCAGAGCAGTAGAACACCGGCGAGAGGATCGGGAGCGGCCATGATTGTTTATGGATAATAACGACGGCGGGACTTCACCTGCACGAACCGTTTTTCGGGAAGAATGTAAGCGGTCAGGTGGCCGCCCATGACACACGCGGTGTCGATGCCGACAGACCACTTAAGTTTGTAAACATCAGGCCGGGGAGTGTGCCCGTAAATGACGAAGGGCGGACCGTTCCAGAGATCGGCCCACGGAGGTGAGTCGGGCGAATCGGAGCGTTTGCAGGCCCGTCCATCGGCATCGATGGATTGGATTCGCGTGACGATCGAGGCGGGCTGGCGTTGCCAGGGTTCGTTAGGAAGAAATCCACCGTGCGCGAAAACCGTGTTCAGGGCCTCGACATAGTGGGTGAGCGGCATCGACTCCAAGTAGAGCCAATCCTCGGGGCGCAGCTTTTGGAAAGTGTCAGCGTCGGTTTTTCGATCAATCTCGGCAGCAGGCGTCTTGTTCTTCCGGTAATTCAGGAGACGCAGTTCGTGATTACCGAGGAGCGAGATCGCACGGTGCTGACGAGCGAGGTCGATCACCTTGCAACTGTCGGGACCGCGATTCACGAGATCGCCGACGAGAATCAGACGGTCGTCCTTGGTGGGTTTCAGGAGCTCGAGGAGCTCGGCAAACTCTTGATGGCAACCATGGATGTCGCCGATGGCGATGATACGACCGTTCATTCGTGCTGGTGAGCAAATTTGCTAGCGTCCACCCCCTTGGGAAGTAAACAAGAAAGCCTATGGAATTGAATCTGCAGCCCCTCGCCACGACCTGTTTTGTCAGCGGAAAGCCATTTGGTGAGGGCGAGCGCGTGCTGAGTTTTCTGGTGCGCAACGAAACTTCGGACGAAGTGATGCGTTACGATGTCCTGGAATCGGCGCGGGAGAGCTTTACGGTTCCTGGTTTTGTGGCCTGCAGTTGGGGACATGTGTTCAAGCCTCGCAAGGTCGGGGAAAATCCCGAGCGTGAATTAAAGCTCACCGCAGAAAATCTTTTCGTGACCCTGGCGGATCCTACCATCGAGATTGCGCCGGAAAACGAACGGCTTGTTCAATTCCTCGCCCTCATGCTGGAGCGCAAAAAACTTCTCAGGCCGAAAGGGCGTGCTGCCGATGGGGAGCGCAATCTTTACGAGCACGCCAAGTCCAAGCTCATTTATGCGGTGCCCGCCGGTGAACTCAGTCCGGAGTTCTTCATGGCGATTCAAGAGCAGCTCAGCCTGTTGGTGGGCGGCGCAAAGAAATCAGTTCCTGTTGCGCAAGGCACCGTAACCCCCGAGGGCCCGGCCTCGACGTCTACTCCGTCCGAGTGACGAAAAATGCCGCGAGCGCGGCCGTCACCGCAGCATGGTGTGTGGCGATGCGTTGTGCCATCGGAGTGACCGATGGAGTTTCCAACGTGTAACCAAGTCGGGAGTGATGTTCGAAGAGGTAAATCGCCTCAGGCCATTTATCGCGTAAAAGCGGATCGGTGTCGGGCCGAATGATGCCCGGGGCGATGGACTCACGACCGTCGATCAGCGGTGCCGATTCGATGGGGCCCTGATGTCGGGCGGCCTCAATCATCGCATCGGCGAGAGTGTGGCGGGAATCCGGATTCAATTCGTAGAGATAAAAGCCGGTGGTTTCCCAGTCTTCGTGCAGGCAAAAGGTGACATCGAACCGGGGCTGTTTTTGTAGCCAACCAATGTGTGCGCTGATCTCGATGCTGAGCGTATCGCGATAATCACGATTCAGATCGATGGAGGCTTCATTTTCCCGGGTGCCGCGGATGTAGCCGGTGGGATTGAGTAATGGGCACAAAAACCAGGTCGCCCGTTCGTCGAACAGACCGCTTTCGAGCATCTGCAGAAGTGCTTCGGGAGCCGCGGGCTCGTCTCCATGGATGCCGCTCGAAAGATAAATGCGCGTTCCATTGCCCGCCGTCTGTTTTGTGTAAGCGGAAAGGGGCACACCGGCTATGGTAGCGAGCGGTTCCTGTCGGAAGCCATGGGCGAGCGCCGCCGCTTCGAATCTTTTAACGAAGGACAGCGGATCGAGCGGGCAGGCTTTGACAGCATTCATGGGCTACTTCTGTCTAGCGTTTTACCCGTTTCCGCGGGTGCAATTTATTTCCACCATCATGTCTCCAGTTCGCGTTCGTTTTGCTCCCAGTCCGACCGGGTTTTTTCACATCGGCAGCGCCCGCACGGCGTTGTTCAACTGGCTTTATGCCCGCCACACCGGCGGCGTGTTTGTGCTCCGTATCGAAGACACCGACCAGGCGCGCAACAGCGAGGCGTTCCTCAACGTGATCTACGACAGCCTCACGTGGTTGGGTATGACGTGGGACGAAGGTCCGAAGGTAGGCGGCGAATTTGGTCCATATCGCCAGAGCGAGCGCGGTCCCATCTATAAGGAATACCTGCAAAAGCTCACCGACGCCGGTCGCACTTACGAGAAAGACGGTGCGGTTTGGTTCAAACTCATCGGCGATCGTTCCGAAGTGTTCGATGAACATCGTCAGAAGACCGTCACCAAGGTCGCGGTCGCTCCGAGCGTGATCGATGACCAGATTCGCGGTCGCGTGGAGCGCATCGAAGACGAGGATTTTGTGATCTTCCGGTCCGACGGCAACCCCGTGTTCCATTTCGTCAACGTGGTCGATGACATCGCCATGAAGATCACGCACGTGATCCGCGGCGAAGACCATCTGTCCAACACGAGCAAGCACGTCGAGTTGTTCAAAGCGTTTGGCGCACCGATGCCGAAGTTCGCGCACATCCCGCTGATCTTGAAACAAAATGGTCCGGGCAAGATGTCGAAACGCGACCAAGGCGCGCTCATCGAGGAATATCAGAACAAGGGCTATTTGCCTGAAGCATTGGTGAACTTCCTTTCATTGCTCGGCTGGTCTCCGAAGGACGACCGTGAGAAGATGGCCATTGCGGACATCATCGCGCTCTTCGATTTCCCCGGGATCAACCAGAGTAACGCGCGTTTCGACGAAAAGAAACTCGCACACATGAACATGGCCTACCTGCTGGAGTTGCCGGTCGATGATTTCGTCGCGCGTGCACGCGCGTATTTTGAAAAGCATAACGTGACCTCGCCGCTCTCCGCTGATGCGGCGTATCTGCGTGATGTGCTTTTGATCAGCCAGCCCAAGATCAAATCGTTTGAAGAGCTCCCCGCTTACACGGCCTATTTTTTCACCGAAGATTTTACGATCGATGCCAAGGTGCGTGACAAAGTCATGGGCAAGGGCGAGCCGCAGGCGCGTATGGCCGAACTCACCGAGACAATCGCCACGGCGGATTTCTCCAGCGACACGGCGATCGAGGAAGCGATTAAAGCTCTCGCGGTTTCGAAGGGCCTGGGCTTCGGCGATTATCAGTCTGTTGCTCGTCTGGCTGTGAGTGGCACCAACGTGGGGCCGAGCCTCACCGGCATGTTCCGCGTGCTCGGGCGCGAACGCGTGCTGTCGCGCTTCGCACGGTTGGCGGCGCTTTGAGCGTATTCATAAAAAAAGCCCGACGATTTCTCGTCGGGCTTTTTTTGGAGATTACTTTTTGGGCGTCCAAGCGTCTTTAAGAGAGATCGTGCGATTAAACACGAGTTTCCCAGGCGCGCTGTCTTTGCTGTCCAAGGCAAAGTAGCCGATGCGTTCGAGTTGGAAGCGGTCCTCGAGCTTTGCTTCGGCGAGGGAGGACTCGAGCCGTGCGGTAACGACTTCGAGTGACTGCGGGTTTACGACCTTCAGGAAATCCTCCTCTGACCCCGGTTCGGACACGGTGAAGAGACGGTCATAAATACGCACTTCAGCGGCGATGCTTTGCGTGGCGCTGACCCAGTGGATGGTGCCTTTGACTTTGCGGTCGGAGCCGGGTTCGCCCTGAAGCGTGGTGCGATCGAAGGTGCAGCGCAGTTCGGTCACGGCACCGGTGGCGTCCTTCACGATTTCGTCGAGCTTGATGATGCCGGCGTATTTCAGGCGGACCTCACCGTCGGGTTTGAGGCGGAAGTATTTGGGCGGCGGGACTTCTGCGAAGTCATCGCTCTCGATGAAGACCTCGCGCGTGAGGGCAATTTTGCGCGTGGTGGGCGTTTCGTCCTGAGGGTTGTTGGTCGCGTTGCACTCGATGACCTCGCCCTCGGCGATGTTGGTCAGGACGATCTTGATCGGACGCAGCACACCGAGACGGCGGACGGCGAGCGTGTTGAGATCCTCGCGCACGACGTGCTCCATGACGGCGATATCGGTGAGGGCGTCGAACTTGGTGACGCCGGCACCGATCACGAATTTACGGACGGCCGTGGCGGTGATGCCGCGACGACGCAGACCGGAAAGCGTGGGCATGCGCGGGTCGTCCCAGCCGGTGACGACGT
This portion of the Rariglobus hedericola genome encodes:
- a CDS encoding GspE/PulE family protein; the protein is MTSADDFVIQLALDKGVLTQAQIDEANQRIAAHTDLTTAPPKLFDILIASKLVEARQLSKLLADEFGMPMVDLAALRVPSAEAMALVPRALAVRYTVFPISKDGGSLQLAISDPLDVDAIDSLGHMLKLNIEPSVAPASEIKHVIERFYGKDADELDAMLGEFSVTGAEAAGVTTVAVDGMPSVEEGDAPIIKLVHQIILEAIQRRASDIHLEPLEKRFRVRYRIDGVLLEIENPPKRLQLSMISRLKIMANISIAEKRIPQDGRIQINMTGKQIDLRVSSLPTAHGESIVMRILDKDGLQLGLPELGFFSDDQAIVERLIALPDGIMLVTGPTGSGKTTTLYSCLHFINKSDRKIITVEDPVEYVLAGINQVPVRHDVGMTFASALRAMLRQAPNIVMVGEIRDLETAEIAINASLTGHMVFSTLHTNDAPGAITRLIDIGVKPFLVSTSLRAAVAQRLTRKICKQCKKPYTPDSNELRSLNITPQQAATATFMQGEGCQNCNGTGYRGRAGIFEMFVVNEEIQRMIYDNVGTAKLRDKARSLGMRTMREDGVRKVLSGMTTIDEVVSITVGDAS
- a CDS encoding type IV pilus twitching motility protein PilT, translating into MSYEMNDLLELVVDQGASDLHLQVGQPPTLRLSGSMVPIDGPLLTPADTEKLMLSITPDNHQQNVKLNGGSDFGFAYLEKARLRVSVLKAKGNYGMVLRQIPNKMFSLREIGIPDKVRELLYRPRGLMLVTGPTGSGKSTTLAAMINYINETRDGHIITIEDPIEYYHPHKHCIVTQREVGVDVPSFSEAIRRALRQDPDIILVGEMRDLETIEAAISAAETGHLVFGTLHTNGAAKTIDRIVDAFPANMKDMIRTQLASSIVAVISQVLCKKIGGGRIASYEIMVNTTSISSLIRENKTFRISSDIQTGASLGMITLDAHLMSLVNRDLVTPDEALDKAQDPLVMREKLLAMGAQLRQL
- the gspE gene encoding type II secretion system ATPase GspE, which translates into the protein MFESHSQAILELCRDHHLVALNTLNDLNEEHKATGKPVADLLIEMGLVEKSTLLRKIAEHLGLEYLEGHAGDIPAEVVGAVQGSLARMYGVVPLRVDAQSIDLLVVDPFNSQVIDDLTFALGKDVRLVVADPGRVDGLLKLHYGEDDATIDDLLKEMSSDDHDGANGGEKELSEHDLESMAGQTPIVRFVNLVIGQAIRDKASDIHFEPFEHEFKIRYRIDGALYEMAPPPKHLALPITSRVKVLAALNIAERRIPQDGRIKLTLGGRSVDLRVSTLPTQFGESVVLRVLDQSAVQLDIAALGMPTDVFEGINEIIKRPNGIFIVTGPTGSGKTTTLYSALRVINTADLKLLTAEDPVEYEIEGIMQVPVNHAVGLTFAAALRSFLRQDPDVIMVGEIRDLETAQIAIQASLTGHLVLSTLHTNDAPGAVTRLVDMGVEPFLIASSLEAVLAQRLVRRICKSCRTPYEPPAALLQQLGIDPVDIGNREFFFGKGCEHCSNTGYKGRMGVYEWLRMSEAVRDLVVERASTMVIKQKALEQGMRTLRDDGLRAIFDGATSIEEIIKYT
- a CDS encoding type II secretion system F family protein, which translates into the protein MPKFTYSAIESASGKEKKGVLESASSEQASAELKAMGLIPTALAAEGSGGPKLSAGAKKDVRKLNAPAAPASTQLRAKKKKGGMTFGRIISNANLTVFTRQLATLVNAGMPIMRSLETLARQEKNPLFKDVVESLVENIRSGGNFSDGLLQHPKVFDRLYVNMVKAGEAGGVLGTVLDRLSRFMEKAEKIKGKVKSAMTYPVIIVFVAVAIVGALMVFVIPQFEKIFSGMLKGQSMPGLTLAVLAVSNFVKNHIIATIGIFVALYFSFKAWHKTKGGTRAVDWFLLHAPGVGPLFLKSSISRFTRTLGTLLASGVPILQALIITRDTSGNVHVADALNVVHDRVKEGDNVARPLDSTKVFPTMVTSMIEVGEETGALPEMLNRVADTYDEEVDNSVAGLTSIIEPVMIVFMAVMVGTIVIALFLPIVKIIQSLS
- a CDS encoding 3'-5' exoribonuclease YhaM family protein produces the protein MSDELPLLSVRELKALEDASGRPFASVLVVKKLAIKTASNGNPFLVLDLGDRTGSFGCTLFSDGTVFDTVKAAGEGGVLRIEGRVDYYQGRLSPKLLKVTPLSEDELGAPGLIDNLVEVAPEPAAELWAEFQTFIDSITHDELRMTVRGVFEEIGDTFKWTPAAVSMHHAYRHGLLEHTIHMARACKALLPLYREVDADLAMAGILLHDTGKTIEYEGSLATKRSRKGILQGHVVLGYQLARKHGIKSRLDAERLERLEHIVLSHQGEPEWGAAVYAATPEAVFVSMIDNLDAKMGMVQRTLRQANEHDEFSERLMGLNSVLLTKPVSPAK
- a CDS encoding isochorismatase family protein, encoding MAAPDPLAGVLLLCVDLQPSFLKVIPEHEELLKRCSFVIEAAVGLGIRVAFTEQLPRKLGGTAPALLALAPGSDVHTKSSFSVFGDDGITDALRSPDIEHIILCGLETPVCIYQTALGALDANLQVTVLSDAIGARRSADAAICLGSLARAGVHLLPSETVFYALLHDAGHPFFKNFTQLVKKYS
- a CDS encoding metallophosphoesterase, which codes for MNGRIIAIGDIHGCHQEFAELLELLKPTKDDRLILVGDLVNRGPDSCKVIDLARQHRAISLLGNHELRLLNYRKNKTPAAEIDRKTDADTFQKLRPEDWLYLESMPLTHYVEALNTVFAHGGFLPNEPWQRQPASIVTRIQSIDADGRACKRSDSPDSPPWADLWNGPPFVIYGHTPRPDVYKLKWSVGIDTACVMGGHLTAYILPEKRFVQVKSRRRYYP
- a CDS encoding M14 family metallopeptidase, producing MNAVKACPLDPLSFVKRFEAAALAHGFRQEPLATIAGVPLSAYTKQTAGNGTRIYLSSGIHGDEPAAPEALLQMLESGLFDERATWFLCPLLNPTGYIRGTRENEASIDLNRDYRDTLSIEISAHIGWLQKQPRFDVTFCLHEDWETTGFYLYELNPDSRHTLADAMIEAARHQGPIESAPLIDGRESIAPGIIRPDTDPLLRDKWPEAIYLFEHHSRLGYTLETPSVTPMAQRIATHHAAVTAALAAFFVTRTE